A region from the Azospirillaceae bacterium genome encodes:
- a CDS encoding autotransporter domain-containing protein, whose translation MVTGVASLTGGTVSTTQLVSATANYLVGDAATLVQGGLGSSYTGVDVVSGITGLALASGTATIGSTVDLLLGVVNDYVGGTLGSLGNSASLSGVDTALYVAATGRLGTVSNSGTLSGDLYGVRNLGTVGVVVNSGTISGATALYNGGVLGTVTNSGTIAGNIVNTSANALVLAGANGTAYGTFTGLAGAQGTIASTLANVVLAGGNLVLNDAVDVGTGTLVNSGAMVLLSSIVSVTGNYVQTAGTLAVAGHGLSVSDAAVVSGGVVDAGLAGATNYLVGDSATLISGGAGSNYSGATVTSGVTGLDVSGGTSGTSLLAVAANDYVGGTLASLGVTGTLANTAGGATALYIAASGTLGSLVNSGTISGTITNLSAHDLTVIGGGGLFTGGTIANTSSDVVFGSGAISLADAINVGNHTVSNAGANVTLVANVSVTGNYGQTAGTLAANGHVLSVSGAAGISGGVVDAGLTGTTNHLAGDSATLVSGGTGSSYAGATVVSGLGGLDVSGVTSGTNLLVVAGNDYIGGTLASLAVGGTLSNLAGGATALYIASTGSLGGLAVTGTIAGDIANHSGNELTITGGTDSAPGVLTGTNGSMGTITSSLANLRFSGGTVLLNDVINVGSHSVVNSGATLLVNSAVNITGSYSQTAGSLVIGVTSTSNYGSLVISGGASLTGGTVTLKATNGGSLSVGTYTIVSTGDGLSVSGVTFNAAGYTVTSSTVAVGGDTDLVLKVASASTNYAAVGAAQGGAAVGTGAALDRIAAGTSAAAQAVQTAVLTPLSTLSAAAKQVAVAQLSPSQLTPQVSTAVVTPTTSAISQHQQTVAGLMDGGTGAAAGSGGQQGAIWGEILGGGVLRGTTTDAAGYRASSAGLVLGADWFADPEVMAGLAFSWLNGAAVGQDVMAGSLTRVGSYQLTAYSVWRPDWADKRLSVDGQVGFGYNHYDQRRIIAFLGARANANYGGEQYLGKVTVGYDLPVASGLTLTPQYSLRAVRLTNHAYDEHDAGAADMAVGALKVDSLTQEVGAKLDTAFNTGLGRLAPDLRVAWVHDYLNGPIATTGALGGVSFVSTTGRPEADGVALGLGATLQQGEGVSLRLEYTGELRRSYQSHGGMLRATWAF comes from the coding sequence GTGGTGACGGGGGTCGCCAGCCTGACGGGCGGCACGGTTTCCACCACCCAGTTGGTGTCGGCCACTGCCAACTATCTGGTGGGTGACGCGGCGACGCTGGTGCAGGGCGGGCTGGGGTCCAGCTATACCGGCGTCGACGTGGTCTCCGGCATCACCGGCCTGGCGCTGGCCAGCGGCACGGCGACCATCGGATCGACGGTGGATCTGCTGCTGGGGGTGGTCAACGACTATGTCGGCGGCACGCTGGGCAGCCTGGGCAACAGCGCCAGCCTCAGCGGGGTGGATACCGCGCTGTACGTGGCGGCGACCGGCCGCCTGGGGACGGTGTCCAACAGCGGCACGCTCAGCGGCGACCTGTACGGGGTCCGTAACCTCGGCACCGTCGGCGTGGTGGTGAACAGCGGGACGATCAGCGGCGCCACGGCGCTGTACAACGGCGGCGTCCTGGGCACGGTGACCAACAGCGGCACCATCGCCGGCAACATCGTCAACACCAGCGCCAACGCCCTGGTTCTCGCCGGTGCCAACGGCACGGCCTACGGCACCTTCACCGGCCTGGCTGGCGCCCAGGGCACCATCGCCAGCACACTGGCCAACGTGGTCCTGGCCGGGGGCAACCTGGTGCTGAACGACGCCGTGGACGTCGGCACGGGCACGCTGGTCAACAGCGGCGCCATGGTGCTGCTGTCCAGCATCGTCAGCGTCACCGGCAATTATGTCCAGACGGCGGGCACGCTGGCCGTGGCGGGCCATGGCCTGAGCGTCAGCGACGCTGCGGTGGTCAGCGGCGGCGTGGTCGATGCCGGGCTTGCCGGCGCGACCAACTACCTGGTGGGCGACAGCGCCACGCTGATCAGCGGCGGTGCCGGGTCCAACTACTCAGGTGCCACGGTCACCAGCGGCGTCACAGGCCTGGATGTCAGCGGCGGCACCAGCGGCACCAGCCTGCTGGCCGTGGCGGCCAACGACTATGTCGGCGGCACCCTCGCCAGCCTCGGCGTCACCGGCACCCTCGCCAACACCGCCGGCGGGGCCACGGCACTCTACATCGCGGCCTCGGGCACCTTGGGCTCGCTGGTCAACAGCGGCACCATCAGCGGCACCATCACCAACCTGTCGGCCCATGACCTGACGGTCATTGGTGGCGGCGGCCTGTTCACCGGCGGCACCATCGCCAACACATCCTCCGACGTGGTGTTCGGCAGCGGCGCCATCAGCCTGGCCGATGCCATCAACGTCGGCAACCACACGGTCAGCAACGCCGGCGCCAACGTGACCCTGGTGGCCAACGTCAGCGTCACCGGCAACTATGGCCAGACGGCGGGCACCCTGGCGGCCAACGGCCATGTGTTGAGCGTCAGCGGGGCTGCCGGCATCAGCGGCGGCGTGGTCGATGCCGGCCTGACCGGCACGACCAACCACCTGGCCGGTGACAGCGCGACGCTGGTCAGCGGCGGTACGGGCTCCAGCTATGCCGGGGCCACGGTGGTCAGCGGCTTGGGTGGCCTGGACGTCAGCGGCGTCACCAGCGGTACCAACCTGCTGGTGGTGGCCGGCAACGACTACATCGGTGGCACCCTTGCCAGCCTGGCGGTCGGCGGCACCCTCTCCAACCTGGCGGGCGGGGCCACGGCGCTCTACATCGCCAGCACGGGCAGCCTGGGCGGCCTGGCGGTCACCGGCACTATCGCCGGCGACATCGCCAACCACTCCGGCAATGAGCTGACCATCACCGGCGGCACCGACAGCGCGCCGGGCGTGCTGACCGGCACCAACGGTTCCATGGGCACCATCACCAGCAGCCTGGCCAACCTGCGCTTCAGCGGCGGCACGGTGCTGCTGAACGATGTCATCAACGTCGGCAGCCACAGTGTGGTGAACAGCGGCGCCACGCTGCTGGTCAACAGCGCCGTCAACATCACCGGCAGCTACAGCCAGACGGCGGGCAGCCTGGTGATCGGCGTGACCTCCACCAGCAACTACGGCAGCCTGGTGATCTCGGGCGGCGCCAGCCTGACGGGTGGCACCGTGACGCTGAAGGCCACCAACGGCGGCAGCCTTTCGGTCGGCACCTATACCATCGTCTCGACGGGCGACGGCTTGTCGGTCAGCGGCGTGACGTTCAACGCCGCCGGCTACACGGTCACCTCATCCACCGTGGCGGTGGGCGGCGACACCGACCTGGTGCTCAAGGTTGCCAGCGCCAGCACCAACTATGCCGCCGTCGGCGCGGCGCAGGGTGGTGCGGCGGTGGGCACCGGTGCCGCCCTGGACCGGATCGCGGCCGGCACCAGTGCCGCGGCCCAGGCCGTCCAGACGGCGGTGCTGACGCCGCTGTCCACCCTCAGTGCCGCGGCCAAGCAGGTGGCGGTGGCGCAGTTGTCGCCCAGCCAGTTGACGCCGCAGGTCTCCACCGCCGTCGTCACGCCCACCACCTCGGCCATCAGCCAGCACCAGCAGACGGTGGCGGGATTGATGGACGGTGGCACCGGGGCGGCGGCCGGTTCCGGCGGCCAGCAGGGTGCTATCTGGGGTGAGATCCTGGGGGGCGGCGTGCTGCGTGGCACCACCACCGACGCCGCCGGCTATCGCGCCAGCAGCGCCGGCCTGGTGCTGGGGGCGGATTGGTTCGCCGATCCCGAGGTCATGGCGGGCCTGGCGTTCAGCTGGCTGAACGGTGCCGCCGTGGGCCAGGATGTTATGGCCGGCAGCCTGACGCGGGTGGGCAGCTACCAGCTGACGGCCTACAGCGTGTGGCGTCCGGATTGGGCGGACAAGCGCCTGTCGGTCGATGGCCAGGTGGGCTTCGGCTACAACCATTACGACCAGCGCCGCATCATCGCTTTCCTGGGGGCCCGGGCCAACGCCAACTATGGCGGCGAGCAGTATCTGGGCAAGGTGACGGTGGGCTATGACCTGCCGGTGGCGTCGGGCCTGACCCTGACGCCGCAGTACAGCCTGCGGGCCGTGCGCCTGACCAACCATGCCTATGACGAGCATGATGCCGGTGCCGCCGACATGGCGGTCGGCGCCCTGAAGGTGGACAGCCTGACCCAGGAAGTGGGGGCCAAACTGGACACGGCATTCAACACCGGCCTGGGCCGCCTGGCACCCGACCTGCGGGTGGCCTGGGTGCACGACTACCTGAACGGCCCCATTGCCACCACTGGCGCGCTGGGCGGCGTCAGCTTCGTCAGCACCACCGGCCGTCCGGAGGCCGATGGCGTGGCACTGGGTCTGGGCGCCACCCTGCAGCAGGGCGAAGGTGTCAGCCTGCGGCTGGAGTACACGGGCGAACTGCGCCGCAGCTACCAGTCCCATGGCGGGATGCTGCGTGCCACCTGGGCCTTCTGA